A part of Pelecanus crispus isolate bPelCri1 chromosome 22, bPelCri1.pri, whole genome shotgun sequence genomic DNA contains:
- the LOC142595622 gene encoding LOW QUALITY PROTEIN: feather beta keratin-like (The sequence of the model RefSeq protein was modified relative to this genomic sequence to represent the inferred CDS: deleted 1 base in 1 codon) yields MCKGCLWAWGGLDQYKSPSSSSLLIRFSCLLLLGEQGELQPLVHLRPTAMSCYDLCRPCGPTPLANSCNEPCVRQCQDSRVVIQPSPVVVTLPGPILSSFPQNTAVGSTTSAAVGSILSAEGVPISSGGFNLSGIGGRYYGGRCLPC; encoded by the exons ATGTGCAAAGGGTGCCTCTGGGCCTGGGGCGGTCTGGACCAGTATAAAAGCCCGTCCAGCAGCAGTCTT CTCATCCGCTTCTcttgccttctcctccttgGTGAACAAGGTGAGCTGCAACCACTT gtgcaccTCCGACCCACAGCCATGTCCTGCTACGATCTGTGCCGTCCCTGTGGCCCAACCCCActtgccaacagctgcaacgagccctgtgtcaggcagtgccaggactCCCGGGTGGTGATCCAGCCCTCtcccgtggtggtgaccctgcccggacccatcctcagctccttcccccagaacaccgCTGTGGGGTCCACCACCTccgctgctgttggcagcatcctgagtgctgagggagtgcccatctcctccGGGGGCTTTAACCTCTCTGGCATTGGTGGCCGCTACTACGGCGGAAGGTGCCTGCCCTGCTAA